In Embleya scabrispora, the DNA window CGAGCGCGGTGACGTCGATCCGGCCGGCGCTCGCCGTCAGCAGGTCCCAGGAGCGGATCACCTCGGGCCGCGGCTCGGGGCCGATCGCCAGGCGGCGGAGCAGGATCTCGTCGAGGTGGGCGAAGCGGGTCGACCAGTCGGGCGCGGACACCAGCCGGTCGACCAGCGCGTCGCCGTCCCATCCGGGCAGGTCGTCGAGGTGCACCACCCGGTCGGCGATCTCGGCCAGGGGCAGGCCGAGCAGCGTGTAGGCGCCGAGCGGGGTCAGGTCGAGTTGCACGCCCGCCTGTCGGCCGTCGTGCTCGACGATCGCCGGCCCGTCGTGCAGCCCGGCCACGAACGAGCGGGTGCTGCCCGGCGTGTGCAGCCCCGCGTGCGGGGCGTGGACCCGGATCGGCACGAATCCGATGATCACGGTGATCGAGTCGGTGGCCACCTCACGGCGGCGCAGCGGCGCGTGGGTGTGCTCGTCGTAGCCGAGGTAGGAGGCGAGCAGGGGCGCGAGCGCGGGATGCGCGGATGCGGACACCATCTCCATGGACCCGAGCGCGGAGGTGTGTCGGGTCACGTGCAGAGTGTCCGTGGGGACCATGCTGTCCAGTCTCACACCCGGTGCCGACAAGGTGCCGACCCGACCAGACGAAGTACCGACCAGGGAGTATCCGATGCGCATCGCGATCTCGGCCGACCAGATCAAGGGCTGCGGCCTGTACCTCGCCGACGAACTGCGCAAGCGCGGCCACGAAGTACTGCCGTACGGCGCCTTCGACCCGGCGCACACACCCGAGTTCGCCGACGACTGGGCACCGGTGAGCGCCGCGGCCGCGCGCGAGGTGGCGGCGGGGCGGGCCGATCAGGCGATCGTGTGTTGCTGGACCGGTACCGGTGCGTCGATCGCGGCGAACAAGGTGGACGGGATTCGGGCGGCGCTGTGCTCGGACGCGGAGACGGCGGCCGGCGCGCGGCGCTGGAACCACGCGAACGTGCTGGCGCTGAGCATGCGGCTGACCTCGGGGCCGGTGCTGATGGAGATCCTGGACGCGTGGTTCGCGACCGCGCCGAGCCGCGAGGTCGCGGACGTACTCAACGTGGAGCACGTGGCGGAGATCCGCCGCTGAGCGTCGGCCGGTCGGCGGCGGCGCGATCGAGGTGGTCGGGCAGATCGGCGAAGTGCCCGATCACCCCGATCGTGTCGGCCAGACCCCTCGGGCGCCCGGTCGGTGCGACCAGCACGGCGCGCATCCCGTACAGGTGCGGCGCGGTGGCGTCCTTGCTCGGGGTGTTGCCGACGAACACGATCTCCTCGCGCGGGACGCCGCAGGCGCGTTCGACCTCGGCGTAGAAGTCCGGGTGCGGTTTGCGCAGGCCGATCGCGCAGGAGAGCACGAGGGCGTCGAAGCAGTCCTCGATGCCCGCCTCGACCAGGGTGCGCCGGCGTACCGACTCGGGTCGCTGGGTGTCGCACGCGAGGACGCAGACCAGATCGCCGCGAGCCCGGATGCGCAGCAGCGCCTCGGCGGCCCGGCGGATCACCCGGGAGTCCGGGACCCGCTCGAAAACCGGTTCGAGGGCCGCCTCGGGGTCCGGGATCCGCGCCCCGCACAACTGTGCGGCCCAGTGGATCTCGGTGGCGAAGGAGGTGTGCGTGTCCCGGACGCGGTCGCCCTCGCGGGTGATCCGGTGCACGTGGTCGTACGCGGCCACGAAGGTGTCCGGGACGTGCGTGCCCGGCAACTCGCGCAGCACCTCCAGGACGACGCGGCCGTCGGGATTGGGTCCGGGTACCGCCAGGGTGTCCCCGAAGTCGACGGCCAGCGCGCGTACGTCCATGCCCGGCCGGTCCCCGGTCCGCGAGCCGCCTACACCGTCCCGCACACCGTCGCGGCCGGGTCGGTGCGGGCGGCGCCGTCGGCGGGCCTGCGATAACCTGCCGGGCGATGCCGATCTCCCGCCAACCGCTCGCCGAGCCGCCCACCGGCTTGAGTACGAACACCCGTCACCTGCCCGCCGGGGGCGGGGTGACGGCGCACCGGCACGAGGTGCACCAGGTCGTCTACGCGGGTCGGGGCGTGTTGTCGGTGAGCACCGACGCCGGCACCTGGGTCGCGCCCGCCACCCGCGCGTTGTGGATCCCGGCCGGCACCCCGCACCGGCATCGCGCGCACGGGCGGACCGTGCTGCACGCGGTGGGCATCCCCGCCGGCGCCGAACCGTTGGATCCGGCCCGCCCCGCGGTGCTCGCGGTCGGTCCGCTGCTGCGCGAGTTGATCATCGCCTACAGCCGCCCCGATTTCGTGGACGCCGACGAGCGGCAACGCCTCCTCGCGGTCCTGCTGGACCGGCTCCGGCACAGCCCCCGGCAGGCGCTGCACCTGCCCACCGGCCGGGATCCGCGCCTGGTGGCGGTCTGCGCGCTGCTGCGGGCCGATCCCGCCGACCAGCGCACCCTGGCCGCCCTGGGCGCGGCGGTGGGGGCGGGCGAGCGCACGCTGACCCGGCTGTTCGCGGCCGAGACGGGCATGACGTTCCCGCAGTGGCGCACCCAGGCCCGCCTGCACCACGCCCTGGTCCTGCTCGCCGAGGACGTACCCGTGACCACGGTGGCGCACCGCTGCGGGTGGTCCTCGGCGAGCGCGTTCATCGACGTCTTCCGGCGCGCCTTCGGCCACACTCCGGGGGCGCACCGCGCGTGGGGATGAGCCGCCGGTCGCCGTCGTTCAGTTGCGTACGCCCGGCAGACCGGCGACGAACGACGCGAACGCGGACGGGTTGCGGGTCTGGGTGAGCACCCGGCCCGGCCCGGTGAAGTCGAAGACCAGACCCTCGCCGGAGGCGACCGAGGCGATCGTGCGCCCGCGCGCGGCCCGACGGGTGGTGAAGGTGATGGTCGGCGCGTAGGCCACCACATGGCCCGTGTCGATCACGACCTGCTCGCCCGCCTCCAGATCCAGCACGTCCAGCGCGCCGTAGCAGCCCAGGATCACCTCGCCCTGCCCGGACGCGTGCACGAGGAACCCGCCCTCGCCGCCGACCAGGTTGCGCAGCCCGCCCCACCGGGTGTCGATCTGCACCCCGGCCGAGTTGGCCAGCCAACTGGTGCGGGTGAGCAGGAACTCGGGCACCTCGGGGGTGAGCGTGACGTTGGCGATGTCGCCGGGCAGGGCGGTGGCCACGTCGACCCACCCGCCCCGCGCGGGCGCGGTGAACGTGGTCTGGAAGAACGACTCCCCGCCCAGCACGCTGCGTTTGAGGCCGCGCATGAGGCCGCCCTCGACCTTGGCGGAGATCTCCACGCCCGCGCTGTGCGCCATCATCGCGCCGGATTCGGCCCGCATCGCCTCGCCCGGATCGAGCAGGCAGCGCGCGGCGGCGAAGGCGGGACCGTGTCTGACTTCGACTCTCATGCGGCGAACGTGACACGCCCCGCCCCCGGCGCCCGACCAAAGCAACCCGACCGGCCGACCGGCATCACCCGATCGGGTCCGGCCGGGGCGCGCTCACGCGGCTCTGGCGCCCAGCACGCTGCCGAGGAGGTCGTCCAGGCCGACCAGGCCCAGGAGGGTGCCGTCGGCGGCGTGCACCAGGGCCAGCGACGCGCGGCGTTCCTGGAGGGCGGCCACGGCGCGCTGGATCGGGGTGTCCACGGTGAGGGTGAGCACCGCGGTGGCCAGTTCGCCGGCGGTGTTCCCGGACGCCTGGGTGCGCGAGGTGAGCACCTTGCGGATGTGCACCACCCCGAACAGCGTGCCGTCCCCGCTCCGCACGAGCAGCCGGTTGCGACCGTTGCGGCGGGAGACCGCGGCGATCTCCTCCGGCCCCGCGTCGGCCGGCACCGAGTCGATCTCGGCGGTCGGCACGATCAGCCGGGCCAGCGGCTCGGTGTGCGTGCGCAGCGTGCCCGAGAGCACGTCGTGCGAGGCGTTGTCGATCAGGCCGAGCCGGCGGGACTCGCCCACCAGGCGGCGCAGCCCCTCGGCGTCCTTGGGGTGCGACAACTCGTCCTTGGGGTCGATCCGGGCCAGCCGCAGGATCGCGTTGCTGACCCCGTTCATCGCGCGCAGCAGCGGCCGCACCACGCGCGTGTAGCCGCGGAAGGACGGGGCCAGGACCAGCGCCACCTTCTCGGGGCCGGCGATCGCCCACGACTTGGGCGCCATCTCGCCCAGCACCATGTGCAGGATCACCACGACCACCAGCGCGATCGCGAACGCCACCGCGTGCCCCGCCGCGGCCGGCATGCCGACGGCGTCGAAGAGCGGGTCGAGCATGGTGGCGATGGCCGGCTCGGACACGATGCCCAGGCCCAGCGAACACATGGTGATGCCCAACTGGGCACCGGCCAGCATCAGGGACAACTCCCGTACGCCCGCCAGCGCCGACTTGGCGCCGCGCTTGCGCTCGGCGGCCAGCGCCTCCAGGCGGTGCCGCCGCGCGGCGACCATCGCGAACTCGGCGGCGACGAAGAAGGCGTTGCCCACGAGCAGCGCGACCGTGACGGCCAGGGCCGGCCACAGGCCCAGCTCCATCGAGCCCAGGCCGCCACCGGAGGCCAGGGACGGGGTCATGCGGTCACCTCTGTGGTGCGTGTGTCGTGTCCGGAGCGCCGATCGGCGCTCCATTCGGGGATCTCGCGGGGGAACGCGGGCTCGGAGGTCAGCACTCGGAGCCGGACCAGGGCCGGCACGTGCCGCTCGACCGCCAGCACCTCGATCTCGGTGTAGCGGATCGGCTCGTCGTCCTCCTCGGCCGAGCGCCCGGCGCGGACCTCGTCGGGGTCGGGGACCCGGATCCGGTCGCCCACCTCGGGCAGCCGACCCAGGTGCGCGATGACCAGACCGCCGAGGGTGTCGTACGGCCCGTCGGGCAACTCGGCGCCGACGATCCGCTCGGTCTCGTCCACCCGCAGTCCGGCGTCCAGGCGCCACCAGCCGTCCTCCGGCTCGGTGTCGACGGGGTCCTCGTCGTCGCTCTCGTCGGCGATCTCGCCGACCAGTTCCTCGGCCACGTCCTCGTAGGTGACGATCCCGGCGAGTCCGCCGTGCTCGTCCAGGACGACCGCGAACTCCTCGTTGGCGGCCCGCAGTTGTTCGAGCAGCGAGGCCAGCCCGGCGGTGTCGGGGACGAGCAGCGCGGGTCGGGCGATGGATCCGGCGGTGACGTGCGCGGCGTCCTCGGGGGCCACCTCGAGCAGGCAGGCCACGCCGACCACGCCCAGAACGTCGTCGACCCGCTCGCCGACCACGGGGTAGTGCGAGTGGCCGCACTCGGCGACCAATTCGATCAGCTCGGCGGCGGTGGTCTCGGCGCGCACCCGGACCACGTCCGGTCGCGGCACCATCACCTGGTCCACGGTCAGGTCGCCGAACGCGATCGCGCGGCGCAGGATCCCGGACAGACCGGGGTCGAGGTCGCCGTCGCGGCCGGCCTCGTCGACGATGTGCGCCAATTCCTCGGTGGTGGCCCCGCCGTGCAACTCCTCGACCGGTTCGATGCCGATCGAGCGCACGATGCGGTTGGCCAGGGTGTCGAACAGCCGGATCAGCGGGCCGGCGACCTTCAGGTACACCAGGGTGGGCCGGCCCAGCAGGACGGCGACGCGCTCCGGTTCGGCGATGCCCCAGTTCTTCGGGACCAGCTCGCCCAGCACCATCTGGATGGCGGTGGCGACCGCGAAGCCGAGGACGAGGGAGATCACCGGGACGGCGCCGTCGGGCACCGAGACCAGTTCGAGGAGGGGGGAGATCACGGCGGCCAGCGCGGGCTCGGCGATGAAACCGACCAGCAGGGCCGTCACGGTGATGCCCAGCTGGGCACCCGACAACATGAACGACAGTCGCCCCATCACGGTCATCGCCCGGGCCGCGGCCTTGTCACCGGCCTCCGCGCGACGGCGCAGCAGGCTCCGGTCGGCCGCCACGTAGGCGAATTCCTGGGCGACGAAGAAACCGGTACCGAGGGTCAGCACGACGATCGCGGCTATGCCCAGTGCCGCGGTCATGAGACCGCCTCCCGGACGTCGCGGCTTCGATCACAGTCTCGGGAGGGACCGGTACTAGGGGGGTCCGTCTCTTGGGCGGACACGCACGCTCCTTGCTCAACGGGCAATTCGGGGTCAAACACTTACCACGCCGAACGTATCATCGCGCGCCCTTGTTCCCCTGGGGCGGGCGTTGATGCGGGCGGGAGGGGTCTGATTCGAACCAGTATCAAAAGATGCTTGGCTTTCCACCCCGCGTCATGACAATCTGTGCGTCCTCGAACACCGTGAGGTGATGAGGGCCCGTCCGGTGCGTGCGACGCACACACTGCGGCGGGGGAAGTAGCGAAAACCCGCGCCTCCTGCCACAGGCGTCGCGAAGTTCATCCGTACGGGGGAGCGACCCACGCCCTCCCGTCCGGAAGATTGGTACCGGGAACCCGCACCGCCGCAATGACGTTGACAACATCAGACGGGGGCAGCGTGTACGACAGCAGCCCTGATCCGGCCGACGCCGGCTCGCCCGAGGCGCCCGGATCGGACCTCTCAGCGCGCGAGAAGGAGACCATGCCTCGCACACTCGACGACTACGCCGTGTCGCTCGCCGCGTTGAAGGCCTACGACATCACCGGCGTTCGTCCACGCGACCTCCGCCGATTCCGCGACTTCGGCGAGCTGCCGGAAGGGGTGCCCGAGGCCGTCGTCCTCCGGGCCCAACGCATCGTCGAGGAGGAGCGGGACCGCCTGCTGCGCCTGACCACCGGCTCGTGACCATCGGCTCCCGACGCGCCGAGTGAGCCGGGACGAAGGCGCCGGCTCCCCGCCCGCACGGCTGGGGTGAGTCGCCCCTGCGCCGTCCGGGCCGAGCGGGTGCGACCACCGCGATGTGATCGCCCGCTCGTGATGTCCGGCCGGGTCCGCGGTCGGTGGCGGTTCGCCTAGTTGGTTCCGTTGAGGTAGGCCAGAACCGCCAGGACACGACGGTTCGTTTCGTCCGATGTGTCGATCGACAGCTTGGCGAAGATGTTCGTGGTGTGCTTGCTCACCGCGCCCTCCGAGACGAACAGGCGGCCCGCGATGGCCGCGTTGGAGCATCCCTCCGCCATCAGCTCCAGGACTTCGCGCTCGCGCGGCGTCAGCTGGGCCAGCGGTTTGTCCCGCACGTTGCGGGCGAGCAGCTTCGAGATCACTTCGGGGTCCATCGCGGTGCCTCCCGACGCGACCCGGCGGACCGCGTCCACGAACTCGTCGGTGTTGAACACGCGGTCCTTGAGCAGATATCCCACCGCGCCGGTGCCGTCCGCGAGCAACTCGCGGGCGTAGAGCTGTTCGACGTACTGCGACAACACCAGGATCGGCAGGCCCGGGACCTGGCGACGGGCCTCCAGGGCGGCCTGGAGGCCCTCGTCGGTGAAGGTCGGCGGGAGCCGGACGTCGACCACCGCGACGTCGGGCCTGTGCTGCACCAGGGCCCGGAGCAGTTCGGGCCCGTTGTCCACGGCCGCCACGATCTCGAAGCCGTGCGCCTGGAGCAGGCGGACCAACCCGTCCCTCAAAAGGGCGAGGTCTTCCGCGAGGACAAGTCGCACGGCAGCTCCATGATCACAGTCGTCGGGCCGCCCACCGGGGAGTGCAGGGCGAGCGTCCCGTCGAATGTATCGAGTCGGCGCTGGATGCCGCGCAGTCCCGTGCCCTTCATCAGATCGGCGCCGCCTTCGCCGTCGTCGGTGACCGTGATCCGCAACGTGCCGTCCGTGTACGTGAGATCGATCTCCACGTGCCGGCCGCCGGAGTGTTTGGCCGCGTTGGTCAGCACCTCGGTGACCGCGAAGTAGGCGGCGGACTCCAGCGGGAGTTCGGGCCGGCCCGGCAGCGAGACGTTGACGTTGACGTCGAGCGGACTCTCCAGGGCCACCGCGCGCACCGCGTCGGCCAGGCCCCGGTCGGACAACACCGGCGGGTGGATGCCCCGGACCAGGTCGCGCAGTTCGTGCAGTGCCTTCGCGGACGCCTCGCGGGTCTCGGCGAGCAACACGCGGGCCGCGTCGGGGTCGGTCTTCATCAGCGCCTCGGCGGCGCCCAGGTTCATCCCCATCGCGACCAGGCGGGCCTGTGCGCCGTCGTGCAGGTCACGCTCGATCCGACGCAGCTCGGCCGCCGAGGCGTCCACCGCGTCGGTCCGACTCTCGGTCAGGTGCTGGACCCGCAGCGCCAACTCGGCCTGCTTGGTGGGGGCGAGCAGGGACCGGTTCCACAGTCCGTTGACCCGGGCGAACCAGGGCGCGAGGGCGAGGCCGGCGGCCACCTGGACCAGGCCCCACGGCACCGCGAGGCCGGCCCGCTGCACGCTGTTCACCTTGATGAACGTGTACCACTGCGCGTCGTCGACGTGCCGGTAGGCCACCTCCCACAGGAACGGCATCAGCACGCCGTGCAGACCGTTGACGATCAGCAACATCGGGAAGCACGCGATCAGCAGGCTCGACGGCAGGTAGAGCAGCGCCCACAGCAGGTCCCGCCAGGTGGCCGCCTCGGTGATCATGCGCTTGGTGCGTGCCCACAGCCCGGTCACGCCGCCGCCCGCGGGCAGTCGCCGGTAGGGGGTTCCGATCGGGACGTGCGCCCAGGAGGCCATGGCGCTTCGGGTCACGTTGGCGGTGGCGCGCAGCAGCAACATCAGGGGGAAGAAGAACAGCAGGCCGACGCCTATCGGCAGCAGCGCCATGAACACCACGCAGGTGATGAACAGCGCGAGGGCGGGGATCGAGAGGAAGACCAGAGCGAAGCCGCGCCAGGCGCACAGCAGCGCCCAGCCGAGCCGCCACCGGGTGGCCGGCGGGTCGGCTCTGTGTGGCGTGAGCGTGCTCATGGGGTCCTCCCGTGGATCTGCTGTGACCTTCGATGTTCTCTGCCATCAGTGTGTCGGGCGCCGACCGGGCAGGTCACGGGGGAGGCACCCCGAACCGGGGTGGGCCTGGGCCCACCCCGGAGCCGGGGTCAGCCGGCGATGTCCGACAACAATTCGGCGAGGTCCTTCGGGCGCGAGAACATCGGCCAGTGACCGGTCGGCAGGCCGTGCACCGTGCGCTGCTCGGCCGCGGCGAACTCGGCCATGAACGGGTGCCCGGCGGCGATCATGGCCTCGACCTGCTCGGCCGGGAACAGGCAGGTGATCAGGTGGGCCGGCACCCGCAGCCGGGCCGGGTCGGCGACCTGCTGCGCGCTCGCGGCCACGGCGTACGGCTGGGGCATCGCACGGGCGCGCAGTTCGGCCAGGTCGGTGCCGGACAGTCCGTCGAGCATCGCCGGGTCGGCGGCCGGGTCCCAGGGGTAGACGTAGCGGCCGTCGCCGCGGGCGGCGACCTCCGCCTCGATCCGGGCCCGCTCCTCGGGCTCCTGGAGGTCGAGGAGCGAGATGCCGGCGGCCACCGGGCCGGCGTCCACGTAGACGATCCGGGCGATCCGCTCCGGGATCCGGTCCAGCGCCTCGTACGCGGCGAACGCGCCGCCGGAGTGGGCGGCCAGGACCACGTCGGTGAGGTCGCGCGTGGTGATCTCGTCGATCAGGGCCCGGGACTGCGCGGCCAGGTCGACGCCCGTCCCGTCGGTGCGGTCGGGCTCCAGGCCGGGCAGGGTGACCGCGACGACCTCGTGGCCGGCGGCCCGCAGCGATTCGGCGACCCGGTCCCAGGCCCACGCGCCGAGCCAGTAGCCGGGCACGAGAACGATGTTCGCCATGGTGATGCTCCTCGATCGTGGTTCGGTGTTCGTCCTGCGATCAAGATCCTTCCGGGTGTACCTGACAGATCGCGACAGGTTTGATGCCGGGAACGGGACGCGTCGACGGTTCCCGGCGCCTCAGAGCCAGTTCCGGCGCTTGAAGACCAGGTAGAGGACGGCGCAGACCACGAGCATCAGGCCGATCGCGTACGGGTAGCCGTACGCCCAGTGCAGTTCGGGCATGTGGTCGAAGTTCATCCCGTACACGGTGCCGATCAGGGTCGGCGCGAAGAGGATGGCCGCCCATGCGGAGATCTTCTTGACCTCCTCGTTCTGCGCGTTGCTGGCCGCGGTGAGCTGCTTCATCTCCTCGTTCTGGGCCTGGGTCACCACCACCGCGTTGACCCGCATGATGCCTTCGAGCAGTTGTCGGAAGCCGACCACGCGCTCCACCGCGATCGTCGCGTGGTCCTGGACGTCGCGCAGGTAGCGGCGCAGCTCCTCGTCCACGTGGTACTTGTCGAAGCCGGTCGACAGGTCGGCGAGCATGTGCAGCAGCGGGCGGGTCGCGCGCTGGAACTCGATCACCTCACGGGAGAGTTCGTAGATGCGCCGGGAGACGTTCGGGGCGCCGAGGAAGGCCTCCGCCTCGATCTCGTCGAGGTCGTTCTGCAGCCCGCCGACGACCGGGGCGTAGGCGTCCACGACGCTGTCCAGGATCGCGTAGAGCACCGCCTCCGGGCCCTGGCGCAGGAGTTCGGGCCGCTCCTCCGCCCAGCGGCGCACGGCGGACAGGTCGGGGGACTCGGAGTGCCGGACGGTGACCACGAAGTTGCGGCCGAGGAAGACGTGCAACTCGCCGAAGTCGACCTCCTCGACGTCGTCGAGATAGCGGGCGGCCCGCAGGACGACGAACAGGGTCTCGCCGTAGCGTTCGAGCTTGGGGCGCTGGTGGGCCACGATCGCGTCCTCGACGGCCAGCGCGTGCAGGTCGAACTCCTGGGCGGCGGAGAGGAGTTGGCTTTCGGTGGGGCGGTACAGGCCGATCCAGGCCATGGCGCCCGGGCGGGCGTGCAGTTCGCGGTAGGTGTCGGCGAGGGTGGTCGGCGAGGCGACTCGTACCCCCTCGACGTAGATCGCCGTGTCGATCAGGCTGCGCTCGACGGGCGGGGGCTCGGGGGTGTCCGCCGCGCGGGGGTCCATCGAGCGTTCGGGCGGTTCGGGCGTGCCGTGCCTGCGGGCGCGGAAGGGCAGACGCCGATCGGACATGCGGGGCTCCGGGACACTGGGCGGCGACGAGCACGGACACCACATCGGGCCGATCGCGCCGGGGGGCGCGGTCGGCCCACCTTCGTATTGTCCATATTTCCGCGCAGATATCGCGTATGTATGCCATTCAGGGCATCGCCCGGCGCGGGCCCGTCGAGGTCCGCCGGATCGGGGCCCGGGTCGACCCCGGCCGGGTCGGGGCGGATCGAGGCGTCCCGATCCGGCCGGGGTCGGGCTACGGCAGGACGAACGGTCCCTTGCCCATCTGCTGCCGCACGGTGACCACCGGCGGGTTGACCAGGCCGCGGCGCTGCCAGTTGGCGCCGTCCACGACCAGGGTGTGCCCGGAGACGAAGCGGGCGTAGGGCGAGGCCAGGAACGTCGCGGCCCAGCCGAGTTCGCGCAGCCGGCCGACGCGCATGGCGGGTTGGCACGGGTCCTTGTCGTGGGTGCCGGCGAGGTTGCCCTTTATGTCGGCGGTCATGTCCTCGTGCGGGAACAGGCCCGGGACCAGGCCGTTGACCTGGATCCCGTACGGGCCCCACTCCACCGCCAGGGTCTCGACCATGTTCTTCACCCCCGCCTTGGCCGCCGCGCTGTGCGCGAAGCCGGGGCCACCGGTCCAGGCGTAGGACGCGCCGATGTTGACGATCGAGCCGGGGGTGCCCGCCGCCAGGTGTCGGCGGGCGAATTCGCGCGCGCAGAAGTAGGTGCCGTTGAGGGTGATGTCCACGACCGTGCGCCAGGCGTTGGGCGACATCTCCTCGGCGGGCACGGGGAAGTTGGCCGCGGCGTTGTTGATCAGCACGTCGGGCGGCCCGAACGACTCGACCGCCGCGTCGAAGGCGGCGGTGATCTGCTCGGGCTCGCGGATGTCGCAGCTCACGGTGCGGACCTTCGCGCCGGTCTCGGCCAGCGTCTCGCGGGCCGCCGCCAGGTGTTCCTCCTTGCGACTGGC includes these proteins:
- a CDS encoding SDR family oxidoreductase, translating into MTETTGTSGTSETSGASDGIIGLPEPPALGASALPAGTYAGRTVFVTGGGTGLGRAIALEFARLGANLVVASRKEEHLAAARETLAETGAKVRTVSCDIREPEQITAAFDAAVESFGPPDVLINNAAANFPVPAEEMSPNAWRTVVDITLNGTYFCAREFARRHLAAGTPGSIVNIGASYAWTGGPGFAHSAAAKAGVKNMVETLAVEWGPYGIQVNGLVPGLFPHEDMTADIKGNLAGTHDKDPCQPAMRVGRLRELGWAATFLASPYARFVSGHTLVVDGANWQRRGLVNPPVVTVRQQMGKGPFVLP